From Patulibacter sp. SYSU D01012:
GACGGCGCCGACGACGACCGCGCCCGCGCCGACGACCCCGTCGACGACGACGGCGCCGCCCGTCGACACGGGCGAGCAGACGGTGACGCTGCCGCAGGGCACGACCACCACGGCGCCGAAGACGACCACCGCCCCCGCGCCGAAGACGACGACGGCGCCGACGGCGCCCACGCCCAGCGCCACCACCGCCGCCCCGGCTGCGCCGCAGCCCACGCCCGGGGCCGGCGGCCCGATGCCGGCCGCGCCCCTGACGCTCACCGTGCGGCCGTAGGGCCGCGTCGACGACGACGGCCCTCGCCGACGGGTTTCGGCGACGGCGGGGGCACACGTCGCGGCCGGGGCCGCGCCCGCGCTGCGGCGCCGCGCAGCCGCGGCCGCGGCGCCTACGGCGCCTCGGTGCCGAACGCCACGCCGTAGACGGGCGTGCGCATCGGGCCGTTGCTGCCGGCCTCGGAGATGTTGCCGACGACCTTCGACGACTGGCTCTGCAGCGACATGTCGAGCACCCGCTCGGTGGTCCCCTGCAGGTCGGGCAGCAGCAGGATCCGCAGGCCGTACCACGTCTTGCCGTCGCGGCGGAACTGGTAGCGGACGAGCCAGCCGGCGTTGTCGCGGCCGATCTTCACGCGGCCCTGGGAGCGGACCTGGAAGCCCTGCAGGCCGGCCGTCTCGCCCCGCATGACGCCCGCCATCCGCAGCGCGAGCTGGGCCACCGGTCCGCCGGCCGGCTCGGGGCGCGGGGGCGCCGCCCCGCCGTCGCGGAACACGAGGTCCTCCGGCCCGCGGCCGGGGCCGGGCTTCGTGCGCAGGTGCAGCAGCTCGCCCGGACCGGCCGCGACCCGCTCGATGCGGTCGTCGTAGCGCGTGTTGAACGTCAGCGGACCGCGGACGACGGCCTGCTCGAGCGACGCCGGCCGGCGGTGCCACCAGAGCGCCACGGCCGCCAGCACCACGAGCGCGGCGAGGACGACGAGGGCCCGACGCAGCAGCGCGCCGCGGCGCAGGCGCGGGCCGAGCAGCTCGGGCAGCGACGGCCCGAGCTCCGGACGGGCGATCGACACCCGCTCAGCCCCCGATGTCGAAGAACGCGTCGAGGTCATGCCGGCTGAAGGCCTCGAAGGCCATCAGCGTCTGCGTGCGCTCGACGCCCTCCTGGCGGGCGATCCCGGTCGTCACGACCCGCGGGATGTCCTCGGTGCCGCCGACGCGGACGATGGCCACGAAGTCCCAGTCGCCCGTCACCGAGTACGCCTCGGCCACGCCGTCGATCTCGGCCAGCCGCTCGCCCAGATCGCCGAGGACCCGGGAGTCCGCCTGGACGAGCACGATCGCGGTCGACGCCATGCCCGGACCCTAGAGCTCGAGGGTGTCGTTCGGCGCCAGCACCTCGACGCGCCCGACGCCCTGG
This genomic window contains:
- a CDS encoding Lrp/AsnC ligand binding domain-containing protein; protein product: MASTAIVLVQADSRVLGDLGERLAEIDGVAEAYSVTGDWDFVAIVRVGGTEDIPRVVTTGIARQEGVERTQTLMAFEAFSRHDLDAFFDIGG